A genome region from Chengkuizengella sp. SCS-71B includes the following:
- a CDS encoding MFS transporter yields the protein MITAGFGLMRGIWGDHFTIVVIAQMGVAVGQPFLMNSITKVAARWFPIDERATASGIAMMAGSVGMILALVLTPIFVEQYGFTQMLNIYGMIALISAVLFLILAKERPKNQLVEAESAEQSFSFKGLKQMISKRNFIYLMASIFIVLGIFNALMTWIESILSPRGITASEAGLVGGLLVIFGLFGSVILPYISDRTHKRRLLIIIPLAASVPGFIGITFLSQYSLILISAAFIGFFVMGAGPIAFQYGAEIASPVPEGTSFGILMLMGQISGVIFTYAMDFFKMKTTGSFTPSLILLIILMFIAIWLATKLKESSMIQNSSNPVANHSLNV from the coding sequence ATCATTACTGCTGGATTTGGCTTAATGAGAGGAATTTGGGGGGATCATTTTACAATTGTAGTTATTGCCCAAATGGGTGTGGCCGTCGGTCAACCTTTTTTAATGAATTCTATAACGAAAGTTGCAGCTAGATGGTTTCCAATAGATGAAAGAGCAACAGCTTCTGGTATTGCCATGATGGCAGGATCTGTAGGCATGATATTGGCACTAGTTTTAACACCTATTTTCGTAGAACAATATGGATTTACACAAATGTTAAATATTTATGGAATGATAGCCCTTATATCTGCTGTTCTATTTCTTATCCTTGCAAAGGAACGACCGAAAAATCAATTAGTAGAAGCTGAAAGTGCTGAGCAATCCTTCTCTTTTAAAGGGTTGAAACAAATGATATCTAAAAGGAATTTCATTTACCTTATGGCTAGCATATTTATCGTGTTAGGTATTTTTAATGCGTTAATGACTTGGATTGAAAGCATTTTAAGTCCTAGAGGAATTACGGCTTCAGAAGCAGGTTTAGTCGGAGGACTGCTCGTTATCTTTGGTTTATTTGGCTCTGTCATTTTACCGTATATTTCTGATCGTACTCACAAAAGACGACTATTAATCATTATTCCATTAGCCGCTTCGGTTCCTGGCTTTATTGGCATCACTTTTCTATCTCAATACAGTTTAATTTTAATTTCGGCTGCTTTCATAGGTTTTTTCGTTATGGGGGCAGGACCCATCGCTTTTCAATATGGAGCAGAAATTGCTTCTCCAGTACCCGAAGGTACGTCATTTGGGATTCTCATGTTAATGGGTCAAATTTCTGGTGTCATATTCACTTATGCAATGGACTTTTTCAAAATGAAGACAACAGGTTCCTTTACTCCTTCATTAATTTTACTCATTATACTCATGTTCATTGCGATATGGTTAGCAACAAAATTAAAAGAATCATCAATGATTCAAAACAGTTCAAATCCAGTTGCTAATCATTCTCTAAATGTGTAA
- a CDS encoding FGGY-family carbohydrate kinase, with translation MGEYIISHDVGTSSNKTVLVDTKGNIVATASVPYPLLTPHPNWVEQNPEDYWHAITKTTKEVLEISQISPKDILGIIYTTQAMGIIPIDHQGHVLRSNISWVDGRAEKQAQKIMNKFWGERLFKGIVGTTLMGKDVIPKLLWIKEMEPEIYNKTKFFLDVNGYLKFKSTGIPIMEWSGASSYGFNLKKKDWLKTFFQICGIDTKKLAPLVRSIDQVGGLTKETAQEMNLLEGTPVFGGCDDVQSAAVGADAIGEGEAHIYLGTSAWVCVSTEKNLKFKNGAAVIQSADPNMNQVVGITEAAGSCIQWIADQFYKHEKADETIDNVYALMDAQVKDIPPGSDYLICTPWMLGERCPVSTTTTRATLFNISLEHTREHMMRAVYEGVSYNISWILENFKKDYGFEVSTLKLIGGGSLDHQWMQILADVTQKPVNTVANPQMAGAIGGAICAAIGLGIYKDFSCTKDLIQIDKHYEPNLKNAKIYNELLSSYKSIYYSLNKSYAQINASRF, from the coding sequence ATGGGAGAATATATCATTTCTCATGATGTAGGTACAAGTTCTAACAAAACCGTTTTAGTAGATACGAAGGGAAACATAGTAGCTACAGCTTCAGTTCCCTATCCTTTACTCACCCCTCATCCAAACTGGGTTGAGCAGAATCCCGAAGATTATTGGCATGCAATTACTAAAACTACAAAAGAGGTTTTAGAAATATCACAAATCTCACCTAAAGATATCCTAGGAATCATTTATACTACTCAAGCGATGGGAATCATCCCCATTGATCATCAAGGGCATGTATTACGATCCAATATTTCGTGGGTAGACGGCCGAGCTGAAAAACAAGCTCAAAAGATAATGAATAAATTTTGGGGAGAACGCTTGTTTAAAGGCATCGTTGGTACTACGCTCATGGGAAAAGATGTTATACCTAAGCTTCTTTGGATAAAGGAGATGGAGCCTGAAATTTATAACAAAACAAAATTTTTCTTAGATGTAAACGGTTACTTAAAATTTAAATCCACAGGAATTCCGATTATGGAATGGTCTGGAGCTTCCTCCTATGGTTTTAATTTAAAGAAAAAAGATTGGTTAAAAACATTCTTTCAAATTTGTGGTATAGACACTAAAAAATTGGCTCCACTTGTACGTTCAATTGATCAAGTAGGTGGATTAACCAAAGAAACAGCACAAGAAATGAATTTACTTGAAGGCACTCCTGTTTTTGGTGGATGTGATGATGTTCAGAGTGCTGCAGTAGGTGCTGATGCAATTGGTGAAGGAGAGGCTCATATTTATTTAGGAACTTCAGCTTGGGTATGTGTATCGACAGAAAAAAATTTAAAATTCAAAAATGGTGCAGCTGTGATTCAAAGTGCTGATCCAAACATGAATCAAGTTGTAGGAATTACAGAAGCAGCAGGGTCTTGCATTCAATGGATCGCAGATCAGTTTTATAAACATGAAAAAGCAGATGAAACCATCGATAATGTGTATGCATTGATGGATGCACAAGTTAAGGATATTCCTCCAGGATCTGACTACCTTATTTGTACTCCTTGGATGTTAGGGGAACGATGTCCTGTAAGCACCACCACTACAAGAGCTACGTTATTTAATATCAGTCTTGAACATACGAGGGAGCATATGATGCGTGCAGTTTATGAAGGTGTTTCCTATAATATCAGTTGGATTTTGGAAAATTTTAAAAAAGACTATGGCTTTGAAGTTTCTACTCTTAAATTAATTGGTGGTGGATCTTTGGATCATCAATGGATGCAAATTTTAGCAGATGTCACACAAAAACCAGTGAATACTGTTGCAAACCCACAAATGGCAGGAGCCATAGGTGGAGCGATCTGTGCAGCAATTGGCTTGGGGATTTATAAAGATTTTAGCTGTACAAAAGATTTAATTCAAATCGATAAACATTATGAACCAAATTTAAAAAATGCAAAGATTTATAACGAATTGCTCTCATCTTATAAATCAATCTATTACTCATTAAATAAATCCTACGCCCAAATCAATGCATCCCGTTTTTAA
- a CDS encoding class II aldolase/adducin family protein yields the protein MDIQEAKSAVCDAGKKLLAIGLVEGTWGNISIKVDDNTMVITPSGKKYENQTPDDMVVVNIHDLSYEGPLKPSSERGLHAEIYKQRKNINAVVHNHSTHACTVAAARKDIPPIMDDMVQIVGPSIRVADYAISGTKKLTKNVIKALKGRNGALLANHGAVCIGRDLDEAFVTCQVLEKACKIFIDVQSIGGGVSINKVEALAMHQYYLKKYSKQAMS from the coding sequence ATGGATATTCAAGAAGCAAAAAGTGCCGTTTGTGATGCAGGTAAAAAATTGCTAGCAATTGGCTTAGTTGAAGGCACTTGGGGGAATATTAGTATTAAAGTAGATGACAATACGATGGTGATCACACCGAGTGGCAAAAAATATGAAAACCAAACACCTGATGATATGGTAGTGGTCAATATTCATGATTTAAGTTACGAAGGTCCCCTTAAGCCTTCGTCAGAACGTGGATTACATGCAGAAATTTATAAACAAAGGAAAAATATCAATGCAGTCGTTCATAACCATTCCACACATGCATGTACTGTAGCTGCTGCTCGCAAGGATATACCTCCCATCATGGATGACATGGTCCAAATAGTGGGTCCTAGTATTCGAGTTGCAGACTATGCCATCTCTGGTACGAAAAAGTTAACTAAAAACGTAATAAAAGCTTTAAAAGGAAGAAATGGAGCTTTGCTTGCTAATCATGGAGCTGTCTGTATTGGGAGAGATTTGGATGAGGCCTTTGTCACATGTCAAGTATTAGAGAAAGCGTGTAAAATTTTTATAGATGTACAGAGTATTGGTGGAGGAGTTTCTATCAATAAAGTTGAAGCATTAGCTATGCATCAATACTATTTGAAAAAGTATTCTAAACAAGCGATGAGTTAA
- a CDS encoding TetR/AcrR family transcriptional regulator has product MELSRRERKKMETTANILKSARHLFRDQGYEHTSIEEITEMTDIAKSTFFKHFPNKESLLIGIAEEEVADVLELLQDEEFQTSNIFEKISQIMIRLLEDSIPYLELTGRVLFTAMINEGTVESPFSKIRKSLEDLVQKGQEQKEISEDNSYTDIVTLLMGSYYGVLFKWLEQEGSRGSVAELERSLQLVFHGIKVYKIN; this is encoded by the coding sequence ATGGAACTATCACGCAGAGAACGTAAAAAGATGGAAACTACAGCAAACATTCTTAAATCAGCACGACATTTATTTCGTGATCAAGGTTATGAGCACACATCGATTGAAGAAATCACTGAAATGACGGATATTGCTAAGAGTACATTTTTTAAACATTTTCCAAATAAAGAAAGTTTGTTAATTGGTATTGCTGAGGAAGAAGTAGCGGATGTACTAGAGTTATTGCAGGATGAAGAGTTTCAAACCTCCAATATATTTGAAAAAATAAGTCAAATAATGATTCGGCTTTTAGAAGATTCCATTCCATATTTAGAGCTTACTGGGCGAGTTCTTTTTACGGCGATGATTAACGAAGGAACGGTAGAATCTCCATTTTCAAAAATAAGAAAGTCATTAGAGGATTTAGTACAGAAAGGTCAAGAGCAAAAAGAAATTTCGGAAGATAACTCCTATACTGATATCGTAACTTTACTGATGGGCAGTTATTATGGTGTTTTGTTTAAATGGTTAGAGCAAGAGGGCAGTAGGGGTTCAGTAGCTGAATTAGAAAGAAGTTTACAGTTGGTTTTTCATGGAATTAAAGTATATAAAATAAATTGA